From Ndongobacter massiliensis:
TTTTTTCTCATATCTCCCTCTTTTCGCATCTCTTGAACAGAGCCTGCTTAAAATTTTGAACAAATATATATTAAATCAATTAATTCATTATGTCAATAAATTTTGAAATCGTTTTTCAAAGAAAATTGATTTTAGAAGTGAATGCTACATAGGGCTCATTATTGCCAAGTGACGCTCATCCTCTTTTATTCTTCTCCCGTCAAAATAGAAAGAATTTCTTCAATCACCTTCTTCTCCTCTCGGTTGGATTCATTAACATCGATCATTGTTACCTTTGGATGGCGCACAATTTCCGGCCAGTATAATTCCGCCGGCGCCTGCAAAACACCCAAAGTTGGAATTGCACCGTCGAGTAATTGCAGAATTGCGGCATGAAATGCGGCGGCATAAGATTCATGGGGCCCTAATTCATCCATAACCAGTAACGAGGCGCCGGCGGATCGATTAAGAAGATCGCCGACCAAACGGTTAAACCGCTCACCAGTTTGCTCGTCAAATTGTCCGCAGACGAAGAGGAGATTGTGTGCACTGGGAAAAAACGCTTCCCCCCAGGCACAGAAATGGACAGAGTAGCAATCGCGCAGATAGTCGCTTGTTTTAACGGTTTGAAAGCCACCCACGCAACCGGAATATTGGGCAAGTATTTTTTTCAAAAGGGCGGATTTTCCGACGTGCTTTTTCCCGGTCAAGAATACATGGCGAACCATTTCAAAACTCGCTTTCATCCCGCAAAAGCGTAACATCAATGATTTCACCGGGATTTTTGACCGCTGTGCCGAGTTCGGTAATGTAAAAGGCACCGGCGCCCAAGCTGTCCGCCATGCTCCCGCCTTTCCAAGGCTTTTGCTTGACTTGATAGCCCTCCTCGCTGCGCATGACATCCATTAAACATAAGATTTCCATGGAGGGCGGTGCAGCAATTTCATGGGTCAAAACGCCGGAAATGACTTGTCTTTTTGGCATGGGAATGTGGAGCAGACGATTGACAAGGGCTCGAATACACCAATCCATGCCGTAGAGCATGGCTACCGGAGGTCCCGGAATATTGATGACCGGCTTATTGTCGATAATCGCTACACACATGGGCTTTCCTGGGGCAGCCGCGACCCAGTGAAATAAAGCAGCGCCACGCTCCTCTAAAATGCGCGCATTGTAATCTTCTTCCCCTTTTGACGAGCCACCGCTTAGAATGACAATATCTGCGTCACAAAGGGCGCGCTCCAAGACGGCATTCAGATCCTCTTTCCAATCCTTGGTAATGGGATAGAGCAAAGGCTCCGCCCCCATTTCGAACAGCATATGCTTCACCAGTATGCTGTTGCTGTCGATGTTTTTTCCACGCGATACTTTTTCCCCATGTGCCACGAGCTCACTTCCCGTTGGAAGAAAAGCGACCTTCGGTTTTTTATATACTTCCACCTCGGTAATCCCGCCCATCGCCAAACATGCCAGATCAAAAGAGCGCAGAAGTCGATTCTTTCGCCCCACCGTTTCACCCGGATGAATCGTACTGCCGCGGGGACGAATATTCATACCGGATTTTACGCATACATCCGGGAATATTGTTAATTTCCCCTCGGGAGAAATTAACACGGACTCAATGGGAATCACGGCATCAAAGGCATCATCAAAATCATCCCCGGTATCGGCACGGCAAAAGTCTATCCCAAGCTGCCAGGAAGAGGTGTCCGGAATTCCATGTTCAAAGCGCGCGGAAATGACGGCAACTCCGTCCATGGCAGAGGCGCGCACGACGGGAATTGCATAAAGCGCTTCAACCTTTTTGGCAAGTACACGATGGAAGGCACCATCCAGGGCGACAACTTCCGTTTTTGCTTCCGGTTGCCACTGTGAAAATAAGGTTCTTAATACCGTCTCTCTTGTCGGTAGCTGCTGCATATTACACCCCCTGCCCCATCGAACGGTAGTCCGGGCGCTCCACTTTTTGCCGGACATCCCACAATACTCTGCCGTAGGACGCATCGGTAACTTCCCGGATCATCCCCTCCTCATTTACATGTTCTTTTAGCCAGCGTTCAATTAGCTTTGCATTCGATCGCGTTTGCTCTTGTGCGGGCAGCATATGCTCCATCATGAAATCGACATATTCCTCATCCGGGGAGATCTGGCGCTCCTGATGCCGTGTTTCATAAGTGGTTTCCGGCGCATAGCCCATTAAAAACAAGACGTTGAAAAGCGAGTAAAACCAGCGACCGGTCCAGGACGGCGACACGGCGCGTCCAAATACCTCTTTCATGATTTGTTCGCGCAGAAAATTGCGTCCGCTTAAATGCGTGATGTGACAGCACCAGCCGCGGCTCATTGCGATGCATTTCATCAATCCGTTCATACCGTGGATGGCGGGAGTCATCGAGCTGAAAACGACATCGAAGGCTTGCTCGTAGCCCTCTTTTTTCACATCAAAGGTCTGAAAATCCGCAGTGCGAAGAATCGCATTATGCAGCCCCTTCTCTTGAATATGTTCCCTTCCGTGCGCAATCATTTTTTCAGAAATATCCAAACCGACGACATGATGTACCTGTTTTGCAAAAGCCGCTACAAAGCGGCCCGGACCGCATCCGATATCGATAATA
This genomic window contains:
- a CDS encoding nucleoside-triphosphatase, which codes for MVRHVFLTGKKHVGKSALLKKILAQYSGCVGGFQTVKTSDYLRDCYSVHFCAWGEAFFPSAHNLLFVCGQFDEQTGERFNRLVGDLLNRSAGASLLVMDELGPHESYAAAFHAAILQLLDGAIPTLGVLQAPAELYWPEIVRHPKVTMIDVNESNREEKKVIEEILSILTGEE
- a CDS encoding molybdopterin molybdotransferase MoeA encodes the protein MQQLPTRETVLRTLFSQWQPEAKTEVVALDGAFHRVLAKKVEALYAIPVVRASAMDGVAVISARFEHGIPDTSSWQLGIDFCRADTGDDFDDAFDAVIPIESVLISPEGKLTIFPDVCVKSGMNIRPRGSTIHPGETVGRKNRLLRSFDLACLAMGGITEVEVYKKPKVAFLPTGSELVAHGEKVSRGKNIDSNSILVKHMLFEMGAEPLLYPITKDWKEDLNAVLERALCDADIVILSGGSSKGEEDYNARILEERGAALFHWVAAAPGKPMCVAIIDNKPVINIPGPPVAMLYGMDWCIRALVNRLLHIPMPKRQVISGVLTHEIAAPPSMEILCLMDVMRSEEGYQVKQKPWKGGSMADSLGAGAFYITELGTAVKNPGEIIDVTLLRDESEF
- a CDS encoding class I SAM-dependent methyltransferase, with translation MQKSAIPTFLQNGPNAKDLAYFISLQEERPTNAPDHSAAMWNRRAEFWKKERENHRKGDERVTSAVTYLSNRGLLQPTFNIIDIGCGPGRFVAAFAKQVHHVVGLDISEKMIAHGREHIQEKGLHNAILRTADFQTFDVKKEGYEQAFDVVFSSMTPAIHGMNGLMKCIAMSRGWCCHITHLSGRNFLREQIMKEVFGRAVSPSWTGRWFYSLFNVLFLMGYAPETTYETRHQERQISPDEEYVDFMMEHMLPAQEQTRSNAKLIERWLKEHVNEEGMIREVTDASYGRVLWDVRQKVERPDYRSMGQGV